The DNA sequence tatgatgggcgatttaaaatgcatgtgccctgagcaaactgcAATGCGTAAGGACACTGcagggcaaaaaacaatggaaattgtcataattcgcgcgcatatgGCCTACTGgcgggcaatgacgtcatatgTCAAGTGATCAAACATATCGATATGAGAATGCCAAACCTGGATTCGTCTTTTATTAGATTCATGTTACCATATCAAGTCACTTGAATTAAGGAACATGGGATCAGCGCTTTAGATCTAGGGGCAGCATATATTAGTGTTTACAACAGTAATCAGTCCCAGGTGATTATCGTGATAAGTTAGTGACAGAGGACGGCGGTGAAGCATCACCAAGTCGATCCCCTGTtcgtaaattcacaaaaatacAAATCCATATTCGGCAATCTGTCAAACTTATAATACAACATCCGTTCGGAATGTAACATATGGGCTGCAAAGTATTTTAAACATAAAGGAGCAGGTGCAGATATAGGTATTTTTTATACCATTTCGCACGTATTCGCCCCCATCCATGATCTGAAGCGTGAACTAGAACTCCTGCGTTCTTTGATCCGCCATTTTGTCTTACATTAACACTAGAAATAAAGGCCTCAGCAAAATTGTTATTCGACGtcgaatatttgatgtaacatgcaCTCGTTATTAAATCTAtttctattcgccgtagaagtgacgtagttaatcgaaTTTAGTACCATAGCAATaaaggaatacaattttgactatatcgccctgcactacaacgttcacgcagtTCCGatgtattgaaccatagatgtcaaagaaaggcagatcactcgcacctgtaagattagtatctttgaaaagagcggttttgtattcaatctatgtttgcagacatacacgggTGATTAGAGCAAACTGATTGTAGTGTAggacgatctattcaaaaattgtattcatctattgctatggtagttaatccgagtatgacgtcacttcgacggcgaatagagAGCCTGCGATTTCCAATCGTAcgtacgcccgtgcatctattcaaaatcccgtcacataagagtgattttgaatatatacaataagttaagtttttaaaataaaaatgaattattGAAACAGACTTATAACGCGACCTGTTTAACGAATATTTTACGTCAAATATTTGGATATACATCGGCCGTTACAAAATAAATACGTTACAAAAACTATTGTTATTATAATACAGCCGATTTAAACCGAGGAATATactttttgtacttttgcagAGATACACATCAGTAATTCAGGGAGCACCACCATATATTTCTAGAGGATGCCTTACAAAAAGAAAACAGCAGTTAAAAATGTGCGATGGAATGGCCGGTCTTAAGGACATATCGTGCTGCACGGGCAACTTATGCAACAAAGCTGGTGCGAACACTGTCCAATTCGTCACTATTGTCCTGATAACAAGTTCTGCACTGGCAACGATTTTCAAAGTTTTctactaaaaacaaaataaagatcAACTGCTTTTATCGAAGCAATGCTCTTATTGACGCACAactttttgtttgtgtgtttgcagACTTACACGTTAATAACACTACAGGAACAAGCTATAATTTCGCGGTCGTGTTTAGATGAGGGCAAGCAACGAAATCACATTTGCGATGGAAGTAGGTTTATCACAAATGTAACGTGCTGTACAGGACATTTATGTAATTCTGCATATGGAAAGGACATATCTCAACTGGTTACCGTCATAGTCATAGCTGTTGCTTTTTCAGTAACAATTATATTCTTTAAAAGTGGCATGGATTGACATTGATCACAAGACATTACACAAGAAATCGAAAATCTCGGAAGCCGTATCTTTTATAGTAATAGAGTCTTAAAGTGAagtctcttcttcttcttcggaaCAATGTAAATCTCCCAAATTGCTGTCCCTGAAGGCAGATGTATAATTGTAGATAAGCTTCCTGAGGATATTCCTTTTTCTTATACAAAGATGTTTGGCTACAACCAAGTGGATACTGAAACAATGAAAATGTGACTATTATGAGCATGATGAATCGGTCAAGAGATTAAGAATGATGATCATCAGGACCATTGGGTTACCGTATATTCCCATCTACAAGTATATAATTATGACTCAAAATTAGTGTGTTTGTTatgtttttgacaaaagagacaaAAGGGAGACATCCTCCATAAAAACATTTGGCGGTTGTACAATTAGTACAAACATGTATTGTATGACCAATTTATTCTAATGTTTTTGTGAAAGTTGGGTGCCTTTcgtctctttttttttaaagcatccaCTCATTTAGaagcataggcctataataggctatGCTTGTAGATAGAACTCTACGgtatttcagttaaaatccatacatccgctatgtaagacatgaccttaatctcacagttGGGGTAggtgcagattttaaatggagtcacccatttaggtaaaccCACCTGAAaatctcactccctgtgtgggagattaaggtcatgtcttctataggggtgtgtggatttcaactggaatagcccaatttgtgatTGGATTTATCTACACTGGCCGTGAAACTGAAATATCATgatatgttaatattttaacgtAAGATTAGAAgtaaaatattgcaaaatgaGAGAGTTAAAAATGCTACAAAATTGATATCAatgctgcaaatattttaaagtaTTACTTTTCCATAAgcgactatattgagataatagaTTGAGATATTTTATTCTATAACTCTAAAATATGTAGGATACATGTAGACCATTCACTCCTAAACGTAGGCCCTACGTATGATGCAAATAATGTTGCTACAGTATGCCTTTGTCTTATCGGCATGGttacttccggtttttgagaacAGTTTTTGAGAGACTTTGACCTCtcacatatcggggaaattattattcattcatttattattctaataatgttatcattaacaatatttgaaataattaatttatgaaataatcgagtttttaaaacaatttttattctaataaaacattttaaataatattttgaaaactattTTCCCGATAGATCAGAGGGCAAaatgtcctaaaactgcaaaaactatcCCACAAGGCATTGCACATTTCAATGCCGATTTGGATTATTGGGTTATAGGAAGGATATCCTCCATTTTCAAATGCGCTTGATTTTAGTTAACAGTATAGAGTactgaagtgtgacgtcataaaattttcctttttgcatttcaacattttcatgaccatatttcagtagaacatccacagtccaaatttggtgggaatcggatcatgagggcccgagatatggccgcatgaatacctaattagccccattgaaatcagtgtaaattggcctggctCCAAACatttatgaaccaggccaatttacactgatttcaatggggctaattaggtattcatgcggccatatctcgggccctcatgatccgattcccaccaaatttgactgtggatgtttttcatcatgctccaccgatacatggtattcaaaacgctgaaatgcaaaaaaagttttctgtgacgtcatcacttcggtactctataggcctatgtattgggCCATGGATGTGGTATCCCACATTTGGCACCTTCAGGCTTTAGACTACTATTGTAGCCAAGTTGCATGTGAAAATCTATCTAAGACATGCACGACAGTTCATAAGTCTGGGTTCTTCTATAGAGCTATGTCATGATGAATGTGATTTAGAGATCAAAATTTAAACCTCATTTTCTCGACATTGTGATTCTGTTGGAGAGTCCACTGTTCCTTTATTCTCCTACGCATACATTGCAGTCTTACTTTAATAAATATGTTAAACATGTTGTAAGTTGTAGCAATTTACTATTTCCGTGGTAGCCCACGAACTATGTCTCCTCTGTAATTGTCGTTTCCGTTTGAACACGCCGAAGCAAATGACATTCGGTTTAGTGCAGGAGTTTAAAACTATATTTTAAGATTACATTAAAATGTAGTTCTACATGTAGTTGCTACGAACAGATAAGAAAACAAAACGCAATTGTaattatgttttcaaaatgtatatattatCCAGTTTATCCAGGCTACCAACAAGAAGTTGTGTATGTTTCATCTGAGAAAGcagaataatatttaaaaattcatattGTTTGCTGGATTATTAGACACAAGTTATTGAGATTATTAAATGTATGCCTATTATGTTCGACATAACACATGAAACACTGGATTGGgtgtataataataacaatagatAAGAAAACCCGCATTGTATGTACAAAATAAACAATTATTGAAAAACGACGAATTATGTGTTTCTTACATTATTAAAAGATGAAATGTCATTGAATAAGTATGATGTAAACCTACAAATTtctgtctcaaccccattagctcagttggtaaagcgccggatttcgatacaatttcatgttttcaaaatcgctcgatagtaagcacatatgctaaccatagagtttttacggtatagtaAATTATGATTTCAGCATAGTGACAAATAGGTTGTGAATATTCTAAGAAAAGGCATGGATGGAAGTGTTAGATGGCAAGACTTCATTTTATAAAGGAGaagcaattataattatattttctttattgAGAAGCTGCAGCAAAAATGTATGTATTGTCAAACACAGAAAGGTAAGTAAATGTCGAGCAGGAgcaaatgaaaaaacgggtcctagataattattttgatctagtttttaaaaattaataaaaaaaatttggcccaagaatttttttgttacgatgcacgaaaaagaagtgggccacaaaccgttatttttgtgattttgtggcATTGGCCcaaaattgacctcacagatgaacttatcaagtctttgccattctaaatatgtatacttttatatactttagaccaacaatttagaagttatgaggcccgaaagtttccgtaattccagggttcagaccaaccttaaacacaATAATGCCCTATTCTGAAGTTTTTCTAGTCGATCAACATTTAGGCCACTGCAGCTACTAAAAACAACATCACAATAATCAAAAACTGGTAAAATCatggatttgtacaaaatattcgaAGTATTTATGTTGAGGCAAGACCGGAGTCTGCGGACAATTCCAATTCTTTTACTAATCTTATTACATAACTTTTCAGTGTTACAGATCCAATTCATATGTTCATCAATAACTATCCCCAGATATTTGCAATGGGAAACTCTGCATAATTCTTCATTATTAACAATTGTACGAACATGTTTGAAATTTACCAGTCTCTGGGGTGTGCCAATAAGCATAAGATTTGTCTTTTTTACATTTAAGGTGAGTTTGTTTTGATACAACCATTTACCAACATTGTCTAGCTGAGCATTTAAAACAGACTGTAGATTTCCAGAATCATTAGAGGCATAAAACAGAGCTGTATCATCGGCATATAAAACAACTTTACATTTATCATCA is a window from the Amphiura filiformis chromosome 12, Afil_fr2py, whole genome shotgun sequence genome containing:
- the LOC140166513 gene encoding uncharacterized protein, with the translated sequence MDNTGKLVFAFFLAAASLTAVTAQKCWQCTAEVRDTTDVTKQSPCVTGDLPAEGIHEMDCPEGKCIRYTSVIQGAPPYISRGCLTKRKQQLKMCDGMAGLKDISCCTGNLCNKAGANTVQFVTIVLITSSALATIFKVFY